Genomic DNA from Cloeon dipterum chromosome 3, ieCloDipt1.1, whole genome shotgun sequence:
tgtaaaataaaaattgctattacAGCACATAACGTTTAGCGCACATTTTGGAAAGATAGGATTGATTCGACTCAAGTGAGAAAAGGTATTGTATTTTTGGATCTTCCGAAAAATCCTTGAACGTATATATTTATAGTGACAACTTTTGCAAGTCactttttatgtttgtttCCAAAATAGAAGGTAGTGGTGGGGTAAGCACTTTATTCTCACTCACAATAAGCGACCTTGTAGGAGGCGATCCTTCATTTGATGTGCATTAACAGCTGCGATTCTTTGAAGACTTTTATTTGAGCACCGTGCCAGTTAAAATTACTCCGCGCAATGTTTGACAGCAAATGACTGTTAAAgcagaaatgtttttaaatccatatttttacgatttcaGAAACATGGTTGATTGCTGGACAAGTGTGGGCCTTATAGCGGCTGTTTTTATCCTGATCTACTTTTACGTGACCAGGAACAACGATTACTGGTCCAAAAAAGGCATCCGTTTTATCAAGCCAACACCTCTTCTTGGAAGCTTCAGTGAAGCCGTGTTGAGTAAACGACCATTCGTGGAAGTTTTCAATGCAAGTATCTTGGATGATAATCACTCcacaaataatatgaattttcacCATTAACAGGAGAGATACTTGGAGCTGAAACCGCATGGATTTGGTGGCGTTTTCGAATTGCTCAAGCCGATTTTGATGGTCACAAGCCCTGAGCTGATTCGAGACATAACTGTGAAGAACTTTGATCATTTCATCGATAGACGAGATGCCATCACAAGCacagagtaaattttaattatgattataccaaaaatttagtatggaaaaaaatctcgATTGGCAAGCATTACaattatgaatgaaatttaataataaatttgcagtgctGACCCGCTGTTTTCCCGGTCTCTCGTTCTTCTCAAGGGAGATGAGTGGCGTGTGATGCGCACCAAACTGAGCCCTGCGTTCACCGGGAGCAAGCTTCGTGGACTCTTCCCGCACATCAGCAAGTGTGCAGAGCAGTTCTCAAAATTCCTGTCCACCCGGGAGAATGCTAAGACTAATCCCATCGAGTTTAAGAGCGCTTTTACCCGGATGACCAACGACATGATCGCGTCTGCCGCCTTTGGCATGGAAACCAATGCTGTGCATGATCCTAATGaggaattctatcaattttcgCAAAATGTCGCGAACTTCGGCACCCTTCGAACCTTGAGCATCATGTGCTTCCCAAATCTTATGGCAAAGATTGGAGTTTCGATCACTCCTAAAAAGGTTACCGACTACTTCAGGAAAATCATTAAGGCCACCATGGAATTCagaacaaaagaaaatgtcgtaagtgaaatttataaaattatttttgagttgtctattatttttaaatttcattaatagtCACGGCAAGATATGCTGCAACTGCTGATGGCCGCCCAGAAAGGACAGCTCAAAAAAGAGGCCGAAGAGGACATAGGGACAATCGGCGAGGATGCGGCAGACACCAATTCGCACAAAATACACATGACCGCTAAAAAGGGAGATGCTGGTCGCGGAAGTAAAATACTGAAACTATACGCGTTATATTATTAATGTAAACTTTTCGCAGTTATCAGCGACGAAGACATAGCAGCACAAGCATTTATCTTCTTTTTCGCTGGGTTCGATACTGTTTCCACGCTACTTTCATTTTTAGCGTATGAAATGGCTGTCAATGTTGAAATTCAGGAGCGACTGCGAGATGAGATTAAAGCGACCTTCCAGCAAGGGCTGAGCTATGATTCGGTCGTCAGCATGAAATATCTAGATATGGTCGTAtcaggtaattttttacttcccAAATGAAACAGcactaaaatgaatttcagaGGTGTTGAGAAAATATCCACCCAATATGACAACAGACAGGACTTGCGTTAAAAACTACAAGATTCCCGGTACAGACAAAGTCATCGACGCTGGCACCACACTCTACATTCCCATCTTTCCCCTGCAAAGAGACCCTGAATACTTCCCAAACCCCGACAAGTTTGACCCGGAACGGTTCTCGGATGAAAACAAAGCCAACATCACACCGTACACTTATTTGCCATTTGGAAGTGGGCCTCGCATCTGCATAGGTAATTTTCCCAAACATGCCCTTTGAACTGACGAGAGAAATTTGAGCTTAGGAATGAGATTGGCTCTTCTTGAGGTGAAACTTTGCCTCATTTACATGCTGGCAACGTGTGACCTGAGAGTTTGCGCCAAAACAGACGTGCCTCTCAAGCTGGCAAAGACGGTGCTGTTTTCGGCTGAAAACGGAGTCACCCTTCTTGCTGCTCCCAGAGATGACTCGCCAATTAAACCTTAAGCGCCCATCGTGTACGTGgtgcaaaataaacattaataaaatgagcaattttgaactgaatttatataattgttaaataattaaagatcagaggattcaaaataaaatttagcctCTATATATATAATTCCTTTTCGTTCTTTTCGTGGGACAGAGGAGTTTTCGAGTGTTCCTGTTAGTGAATAGATGGCGATGGTCGTAAGGTGCCCAGCTATGAGCAGTTTCTCTTGAGCACCGCAAAGGCGGCGTTCATTTGCATATTATAAGAAAGGCTCCTATAGAGAAAGTCACCGGCAAATTTTCATCCTTTCTTCTGCTGCAACCCAAACAAACTCCAATACTACAGGCACGGTAcgagtttcaaatttatttttgcatagAACTGGCAagtcaatttcaaataaataactgattttaatatcattttaatcattaataaATCACTCTCAAGctttgcttatttttatattattaagtGTTTGCTATTGctatgaaacaaaattactaattaaatttaaagttttcacACGATATTTCCAGATTCAAGGGAGTTTTTTCTTCCAATGTGCACTAACATAAAGTCTTCTGGTTTAGAACGCATATTTTACACAAGATAGCGGTCCGTTCATTTCTGTACGTCGTCATCAAAATACTCTCATGTTTCACCAGCCTTCATCatgtttctcaaattttcatttcaagtttaatttaacCTAAAACAATTTATGCACAATGGACacaaaatttagctttttctACCATTTAAGGTTCTTGTTTATCTCGTCAGCACATATATGATATTATGTGATATTTACTGAATTCATAACTCAGCTTACTCCCGAACTgttcataaaattgatttggttTGACTTAAAATAATACTGAAAATGCACAAGATCTTCAATGAACGTGCACCTCTAAAATTGACAAACCAATCGTGAAAATATTAGCAACATAATGCGCCGAGttacataatttattgattctataaaacaattgaataaaatgggTTTTAATGGTTGAGAAGTGCTTgaggaaaagtaaaattaatttaattcgaaaaattggtcTAGCTCTCGgtaagcaaaatatttcggCATGAAATTAAGAGCAGATATGACCGAGTgagaattttgtaaaaattgaaaagtgcatCGCACGTGAAAGTAATTAACTAATCTCACACCTCACTGCATATAGAAATAAGACATAGAACACCTACCTCACGTTCATAGCTTGAAAGtcctataaataattttcatatccGCGCATGATGTGTTTGTCCAAGACTTCACGCACGTCCTGACGCTATGCCGATTAATTTACACAGTTGCACAGATAAAAAAGTCTACTTCTTCTGTTATAATTAACAACACAACAAGCTGCCttgaaaaaacatttgtttgcACTGTCAGTCGACTTTTGAGGAGCTTGTACTGCTAAATGTTCGACTGAAACTTATCGAGAATTGACGAATTGACTTTGACTGACTGCTGGCTGATTTGTTTGCTCATTTCAGCTGGATCGTTTTCGGGCGAGGAAACGGTATTATGGATCTAGGGGAGTGCACGAGCGGCGGGTCGCTTCGCAATCATCTCTTTGCGTGGCAAGACTACTGCGTGTTTGCCGTCGTGCTACTCGTGTCCGTGGGTATCGGCGTTTTCCATGGATGCTTTAAGGGAAAGCAAAAGACCACGTCCGAATTTCTCTTGGGAAACAGAAAGATGAGTTTTTGGGCGCTTGGTGCCTCCCTCACTGTTGGGTAAGTATTAAGTCCAAAAATGCTGTTCATTCCCTTCTTTAAGAtgtgcaattttaaagttttttaaagGATTAAGTTTTCAAACATTTCAGTACGCCTGAATGAACAATTAAAAGTAAACATTTTTACCACACACAGGAAATTTCTTTGATAGTAAGGAtagtaaaaagtttttaaaactgacttttaaattaaaagaaagttGAAACAAATGAATTATGTTGAATACTAAAATAACTTTTACAAATATTGCTCTTTATAGCATTTTTATCAGTGTGTTTGCCATTAAACGGTTTTGCTCTAGACAAGAGGAATAGTAAATAGTTGTTCGTCACCAGCCGCACCGCAAACGGCTATTTAAATATCCTTGAATTGAGAATTGTGTGGGTTTCAAAACCACGAAAAGTAGAAAGAATTCTTCTATTGCAGAGTATTGTCTCGtatatttaaggaaaaaagcaataaaatgtgttatcATGCCATTTTCTTACCTTTTTAATAGATTTACATCTGCTGTTGCCTTGCTTGGAAACACAGCCGAAATGTACAACTTTGGCACTCAGTACGCCCTCACATTGGTCTGTTTCCTTCTAGTAGTGCCTGCAACTTGCTACCTGTACCTGCCAACCTTCCGTGGTTTACAAATCACATCCATTTACGAGGTGAAATTGCTGAATtagatttaatattataaatagcCGCGTCTAAAAATCCGTgtatatttttagtattttgatAGACGATATTGCAATAAAACAAGACTGTTGATGTCGACGCTCTTCTTAATCCAGTctgtaagttaaaaatttacacgaactgaacaattttaatttaaattttaaatttgtttttggatTAGTTGCTGTACCTTTCTGTAGTAGTGTATGCTCCAGCACTTGCTCTCCGACAAGGTATTACaagatttataatttaattaattcaagtagcgtattaaaaaattcaatattgttTCAGTTACGGGTCTTGatgtaatttttgcttcagCTCTAATATTTGCTGTTTGCGTTGCATACTCATCATTGGTATgacatttccttttttgtcaTCATATAACCTCTATTGAAAATCTTTCAAGGGAGGCATTAAAGCTGTTGTGTGGAGTGACACTTTCCAATTCACAATTATAATGGCAGCTTTGATCATGGTGTTGATTCGTGGCTTCGCAGTGGACGCCAATGTTTCCGAGGTTTGGCAAACCGCTAAAGCGACGGCGCGGATAGAGTTATTTAAGtattagaaataaaacatCCACAATCccgttcatttaaaataaaaaatatcccttTTTAGCATGGATTCGGACCCGCGTATTCGCCACTCTTTCTGGACCTTGATCATAGGAGCGAGTTTTTACTGGATCGCAATGAATTCTGCCACTCAGTCTTCTGTGCAGAGGTTAATGACGGCGCCTTCGAACAAACATGCCACTTGGTAAGCCATTCAATTGACCTaatgttcaacaatttgacaTTTCAATATAGTGtcttaattttgcttttgacaTCAGCCACATGtcttgcaataaatattttatttaagatacctacattttcggaaaaattaatttcttccctttgccaaaattcaggaaaatgcaggaataattaaatctatatattgaaaaagtttcacaatcagttttgtttttaaaattagcaaaacttgcaacaaaatttataaattaattttttttgctaattctAGGGCAATGTGCTTAAGTTGCTTGGGCATGATAACAATTTATTCGATCACGTTTTACTTGGGCCTTGTAATGTACCACCACTTTAAAGACTGCGATCCACTGCTAAATAAAGTACAGTAtacaacattaaattattttgaaaaacatatATTCAAATTGGTAACTAATTTATTGATTCTCAAGGAGGTCGAAGCAACAGATCAATTGCTGCCATTGTATGTGATGGAGATTGCTGGATCTCTTCCTGGCCTTCCTGGACTTTTTGTTGCAGGGGTATTTAGTGCTGCTCTAAGGTTCTGATATGAGACTACATATGTCGCATTTAAATCATATGGACTGATTTCCTAAATTTGTTAGCACGGTGTCGTCTGGTTTAAATGCTTTGGCTGCGAGTACCCTGAGGGACATTCTTGCTGGAGGCTTTCGGTACAAGCCATCTGATGCTAGAGGGGCGCTTATTTCAAAAGGACTCAGCGCACTTTATGGA
This window encodes:
- the LOC135938832 gene encoding sodium-coupled monocarboxylate transporter 2-like — protein: MDLGECTSGGSLRNHLFAWQDYCVFAVVLLVSVGIGVFHGCFKGKQKTTSEFLLGNRKMSFWALGASLTVGFTSAVALLGNTAEMYNFGTQYALTLVCFLLVVPATCYLYLPTFRGLQITSIYEYFDRRYCNKTRLLMSTLFLIQSLLYLSVVVYAPALALRQVTGLDVIFASALIFAVCVAYSSLGGIKAVVWSDTFQFTIIMAALIMVLIRGFAVDANVSEVWQTAKATARIELFNMDSDPRIRHSFWTLIIGASFYWIAMNSATQSSVQRLMTAPSNKHATWAMCLSCLGMITIYSITFYLGLVMYHHFKDCDPLLNKEVEATDQLLPLYVMEIAGSLPGLPGLFVAGVFSAALSTVSSGLNALAASTLRDILAGGFRYKPSDARGALISKGLSALYGVIGFALIFLVMQLGGILQVTISLNGMLAGAALGTFTMGMYIPWSNSKGAIVGTIVGLATSLWLCIGAQVAYFSGRLSLQRRLVGTDCGNCSFTVPVQPDLDLVFDGYRISYLYYSPIAFVVTIVVGVIVSGLTGWEKPASLDPSLLSPIIRGRFKRRLKVIDLNSKDSGF
- the LOC135940604 gene encoding cytochrome P450 9e2-like → MVDCWTSVGLIAAVFILIYFYVTRNNDYWSKKGIRFIKPTPLLGSFSEAVLSKRPFVEVFNERYLELKPHGFGGVFELLKPILMVTSPELIRDITVKNFDHFIDRRDAITSTDADPLFSRSLVLLKGDEWRVMRTKLSPAFTGSKLRGLFPHISKCAEQFSKFLSTRENAKTNPIEFKSAFTRMTNDMIASAAFGMETNAVHDPNEEFYQFSQNVANFGTLRTLSIMCFPNLMAKIGVSITPKKVTDYFRKIIKATMEFRTKENVSRQDMLQLLMAAQKGQLKKEAEEDIGTIGEDAADTNSHKIHMTAKKGDAGRGIISDEDIAAQAFIFFFAGFDTVSTLLSFLAYEMAVNVEIQERLRDEIKATFQQGLSYDSVVSMKYLDMVVSEVLRKYPPNMTTDRTCVKNYKIPGTDKVIDAGTTLYIPIFPLQRDPEYFPNPDKFDPERFSDENKANITPYTYLPFGSGPRICIGMRLALLEVKLCLIYMLATCDLRVCAKTDVPLKLAKTVLFSAENGVTLLAAPRDDSPIKP